One Sediminibacillus dalangtanensis genomic region harbors:
- a CDS encoding NAD(P)/FAD-dependent oxidoreductase codes for MNKPNIVILGAGYGGIMTTVKLQKKLGVNDAHITLVNKHDYHYQTTWLHENAAGTLHQDRTRLPIKDVVDFSKINFVQDTVVSFNPDEKQVILENGQLDYDYLVVALGFEAATFGIPGLLENAFTINNINSARLIREHIEYNFAKYNNEAEKKQERLNIVVGGGGFTGIEFVGELANRVPELCKEYDIDRSQVRIINVEAAPTVLPGFDPALVEYAMNALEAKGVEFKVGAMLKECTPNSIIIEKDEKREEIPTNTTVWAAGVRANSLVEESGLEVNRGKVEVQADLRAPSHPEVFVVGDCALIMNEETGRPYPPTAQIAIQEAEVAAHNLAILAGGGSQLETFAYNDRGTVASLGHDDAIGVVFGDKKLFGWSASVMKKVIDNRYLLKLGGLGLLLKKGKFNFFG; via the coding sequence ATGAACAAGCCAAACATTGTCATCCTAGGGGCCGGATACGGCGGAATCATGACAACAGTGAAACTGCAAAAAAAACTTGGAGTCAACGATGCTCATATCACTCTTGTCAACAAACATGACTACCATTACCAAACTACATGGTTGCACGAAAATGCTGCCGGAACACTTCATCAGGACCGTACACGACTGCCGATCAAAGATGTAGTTGATTTTAGTAAGATTAACTTTGTTCAAGATACGGTAGTCAGCTTCAATCCGGATGAAAAACAAGTGATTTTAGAAAACGGTCAACTCGACTACGATTATCTGGTAGTGGCGCTGGGATTCGAGGCAGCGACTTTCGGAATCCCAGGTTTACTTGAAAATGCGTTTACCATCAACAACATCAACTCAGCCCGTCTGATCAGGGAGCACATTGAATACAATTTCGCTAAATACAATAATGAAGCCGAGAAGAAACAGGAGCGCTTGAACATTGTTGTCGGTGGAGGCGGGTTTACAGGAATCGAGTTTGTAGGCGAACTTGCTAACCGTGTTCCAGAGCTTTGCAAAGAATATGACATCGATCGCAGTCAGGTCCGTATCATCAACGTAGAAGCTGCACCTACCGTTCTTCCAGGCTTCGATCCAGCTTTGGTGGAATACGCCATGAATGCGTTGGAAGCAAAAGGAGTAGAATTTAAAGTCGGTGCCATGTTGAAAGAATGTACGCCAAATAGCATCATTATCGAAAAAGATGAAAAACGGGAAGAAATTCCGACAAACACCACTGTATGGGCTGCTGGTGTGAGAGCGAATTCCCTGGTGGAAGAGTCTGGTTTGGAAGTGAACCGGGGCAAAGTTGAGGTTCAAGCGGATTTGCGTGCCCCTTCTCATCCTGAAGTATTTGTTGTCGGTGACTGTGCATTGATCATGAATGAGGAAACGGGAAGACCATACCCGCCAACAGCCCAGATTGCTATCCAAGAAGCAGAAGTTGCTGCCCATAACCTGGCAATTCTTGCGGGAGGCGGTTCCCAACTGGAAACTTTCGCATATAACGATCGCGGAACAGTCGCCTCGCTTGGACACGATGATGCCATCGGTGTCGTATTCGGGGATAAGAAGTTGTTTGGCTGGTCGGCATCGGTGATGAAAAAAGTCATAGACAATCGTTATTTATTAAAGCTTGGTGGCCTCGGCTTGCTGTTGAAAAAAGGCAAATTCAACTTTTTTGGTTGA
- a CDS encoding HesB/IscA family protein, translating to MTINITDNASLQIKEMMKEEESSDIRLRFGVKGGGCSGLSYSMGFDEEVNPELDKVEESNGIPLIISQQDIPIIEGTTIDFKQNMMGGGFTIDNPNAIVSCGCGSSFKTAANAGTPDPNC from the coding sequence ATGACCATCAATATTACGGACAATGCAAGTCTGCAGATCAAAGAAATGATGAAAGAAGAGGAATCTTCCGACATTCGCCTTCGTTTTGGCGTGAAAGGCGGCGGCTGCAGTGGATTGTCTTACTCCATGGGGTTTGATGAAGAAGTTAATCCGGAGCTTGATAAGGTAGAGGAAAGCAATGGCATTCCTTTGATTATCAGCCAACAAGATATCCCGATTATCGAAGGGACGACAATTGATTTTAAACAAAACATGATGGGCGGCGGATTCACCATCGATAACCCAAATGCCATCGTGTCATGCGGCTGTGGTTCTTCTTTCAAAACAGCGGCCAACGCGGGAACCCCGGATCCGAATTGCTGA
- a CDS encoding NAD(P)/FAD-dependent oxidoreductase → MTNEVYDVTIIGAGPVGLFTAFYGGMRQASVKILESLPHIGGQLSALYPEKYIYDVAGFPKVRAQELVDNLKEQADMFDPAIVLGQSVEAIERLEDGSFKMTTNTNDIHYTKTIIITAGNGAFQPRRLTIEGIEAFEGINLNYYVEDMNKYAGERVLLCGGGDSAVDWALMLEPIAKEVTLVHRRDNFRAHEHSVEQLMNSSVNIMTPFVPEEMIGEDKIEQVKLKEVKGDREELINVDSVLVNYGFISSLGPIKKWDLEIEKNSIVVNSKMETNIPGIYAAGDICTYPGKVNLIASGFGEGPTAVNNAKNYIDPNARVQPKHSTSMF, encoded by the coding sequence ATGACCAATGAGGTGTATGATGTGACAATAATCGGCGCTGGTCCTGTCGGATTGTTCACTGCCTTTTATGGAGGTATGCGTCAAGCCAGCGTAAAAATATTGGAAAGTTTACCGCATATCGGCGGACAATTGTCTGCCCTTTATCCAGAGAAATATATATATGATGTGGCCGGATTTCCAAAAGTCCGTGCACAGGAGCTAGTCGACAACCTGAAAGAACAGGCTGATATGTTTGATCCAGCCATTGTCCTAGGGCAGTCCGTTGAAGCAATTGAACGGTTGGAAGATGGTTCTTTTAAAATGACTACCAATACCAATGATATTCATTATACGAAAACCATCATCATCACGGCCGGCAATGGTGCATTCCAGCCACGTCGTTTGACCATCGAAGGTATTGAGGCATTTGAAGGGATCAATCTTAATTACTACGTAGAAGATATGAATAAGTATGCAGGGGAGCGTGTCCTATTGTGCGGCGGTGGTGACTCTGCTGTTGACTGGGCTTTGATGTTGGAACCAATTGCCAAGGAAGTGACGTTGGTGCACCGGCGGGATAACTTCCGCGCCCATGAACATAGTGTAGAACAATTAATGAATTCCAGTGTGAATATCATGACACCGTTCGTTCCGGAAGAAATGATCGGCGAAGATAAAATTGAGCAAGTGAAGCTGAAAGAGGTAAAAGGTGACCGAGAAGAATTGATCAATGTTGATTCTGTGCTTGTCAACTATGGTTTCATTTCCTCTCTTGGTCCAATCAAGAAATGGGATTTGGAAATAGAAAAAAACAGTATTGTGGTTAATTCGAAAATGGAAACAAATATTCCTGGCATTTATGCAGCCGGTGATATTTGTACCTACCCTGGCAAGGTCAACTTGATTGCTTCCGGATTCGGAGAAGGACCGACAGCAGTCAACAACGCGAAAAACTATATCGATCCCAACGCTCGTGTACAGCCAAAGCATTCCACAAGCATGTTTTAA
- a CDS encoding YuiB family protein produces MIQLVVSILLFFVLFFGIAFILNMLLRQSWLMAFIYPIIVLLIVDDIPFKTYFTNTGSAFQSLGNRLVGLTVVDIVILISGFIGTIVSGIVIKMLRKNGYQMF; encoded by the coding sequence TTGATACAGCTAGTCGTATCTATTTTATTATTTTTTGTATTGTTTTTCGGGATTGCATTTATATTAAATATGCTGCTCCGCCAGTCTTGGCTGATGGCATTTATCTATCCAATCATCGTTTTGCTGATTGTGGATGACATTCCCTTCAAAACGTATTTCACCAATACCGGAAGTGCTTTTCAATCTCTGGGAAACCGGTTGGTTGGACTTACAGTCGTTGACATTGTCATTTTGATAAGCGGCTTTATCGGCACGATTGTATCTGGTATTGTCATTAAAATGCTTCGGAAAAACGGCTACCAGATGTTCTGA
- a CDS encoding MBL fold metallo-hydrolase, protein MENEFEDRLIPATSVASGVGKELLTDLYCFPIQVVNMYFYGHPGDKWTIIDAGMPRSADKIIEAAENRYGKDAKPEAIILTHGHFDHVGAIVELLEKWPVPVYAHKEELPYLTGKESYPEPDSSVDGGLVAKMSPMFPNHSINISEYVKPLPDDQSVPGMEGWEWIPTPGHTKGHVSLFREEDRSLIAGDAFVTVKQESLYNVMTQKQEISGPPRYLTTDWKAAKESVIKLNELGPLLAATGHGIPMSGDFLAQELQKLVDNFDTIAVPEQGRYT, encoded by the coding sequence ATGGAGAATGAATTTGAAGATAGACTAATTCCGGCCACTTCGGTTGCCAGCGGGGTTGGTAAAGAGCTTTTAACCGACCTGTATTGCTTCCCTATACAAGTCGTCAATATGTATTTTTACGGGCATCCGGGGGATAAATGGACAATCATCGATGCTGGGATGCCACGTTCAGCCGACAAAATCATAGAAGCGGCAGAGAATAGGTATGGAAAGGATGCTAAACCGGAAGCCATCATTCTGACACATGGACATTTTGATCATGTCGGAGCGATTGTCGAGCTGCTCGAAAAATGGCCGGTACCTGTTTATGCCCATAAGGAGGAGCTTCCGTACTTGACCGGCAAGGAATCTTATCCAGAACCGGATTCTTCCGTCGACGGTGGATTGGTTGCCAAAATGTCGCCGATGTTTCCAAACCATAGTATTAACATTTCAGAGTATGTCAAACCGCTTCCCGACGACCAATCGGTTCCTGGTATGGAGGGATGGGAATGGATTCCTACCCCCGGACATACCAAAGGACATGTTTCCCTGTTCCGCGAAGAGGACCGTTCTTTAATTGCCGGCGATGCCTTTGTCACAGTCAAACAAGAGTCGTTATATAATGTTATGACGCAAAAGCAAGAAATTAGCGGCCCGCCAAGATATTTAACAACGGACTGGAAAGCTGCTAAGGAATCCGTCATCAAGCTTAACGAACTGGGGCCTCTCTTGGCTGCCACAGGCCACGGGATTCCAATGTCAGGGGATTTCCTGGCTCAGGAATTGCAAAAGCTTGTCGACAATTTTGACACCATCGCAGTCCCGGAACAAGGTCGTTACACGTAG